GCTTTTGGAGAGGTGAGGGTACGAGTGTACGAGAGTACGTCAATACGACAATACGATGACTCGATAGCACGCAGGAGAATTGACTTTTGACATGATAACATATTCACCTTTGTCACTTCGACGAGTCTGCGAGGAGAAATCTTTTTTAAATCGGGTAATGATTCTGTTTCTTTATTATTGATATTTATTTACCTTTTCGTCCGGCTTCAGATTCTTAAAAAGAAAAAACAATGTGCAATTAATTTCCTTTGCAGTAACAAGGACCTTTCCCATCCAAACAAATGAGATTACCACATAAGCCCTGAAGGGCAGTATTTACTGGCACAGTCCAGGGGCCCGGTATTTGCAAAGGGGATTTGTATCTTTTGACAACTTTAAGCAGTCATTATTTCCTTGTATTCCCCGTTCCTTCTGTCATTTTGGTATCAGTAGTATATTACGCCCCTTCAGGGCTTGTGAGGACTTTCTCTTTACACATACCCAGGCCTGCAGCCTGGGCTATTATATTGCGCCCTTTCAGGGCTGGGTGAAAAAAGATTTCTCCTCTCAGAGTCGTCGAAATGACAAAAGGGAGTTTTATTTCCACCACAAGGTTTTTCTTCCCTACTTCCATCACGCCCCTTATTTCTGGAACTTTCGCACAATCATGTTGTCGTGTTTTTCAATCCGTGCGCTCGTGCCTTCGTACTGTCGTAATGTCGTACACTCGTACCCTCGTACTCTCGTCCCTTGGCACACCATTTGAACTCCCAACAATTAACTCCTCTCCTAAAGGGGCAGAATGATGAGAACTGTGAAAATCTGCGCTCTGCTTTGCCTTCTGTTTATTCCCGCTATCGGAGAATATTTCGGACGAAACAAGGTTCAGTACGATGATTTTGATTTCAAGGTATTAAACACCAATCAATTCAGGATCTACTTTTATCCATCGGAGGAGAGTGCTACCAAAGAAGCGGGGCGGATGCTGGAGCGATGGCATACCCGGTTTAAGATGATCTTTGACAGGACCCTTCCCAAAAGGCAGCCGGTATTAATCTATGCCAATCATGCCGATTTTCAGCAGACAAACGCTATCAGCGGTCTTATCCCAGAGGGGACCGGAGGAGTGACCGAAGGCTTAATGAACCGCATAATTCTTCCTCTTACCGGAATCGGCTCCGAAAACAACCATGTTCTGGGCCATGAGTTAGCCCATGTCTTTCATTACAATATCATAAAGGAGAGTCCTGCGGGGATAGGAGGCGCGCAGCAGATCCCTTTGTGGTTTATCGAGGGGATGTCGGAGTATCTGTCGATCGGATCATACTCCCCGTTGACAGCAATGTGGATGAGGGATGCTGTGCTGTCCAACGATATTCCATCATTTTCTCAGATCAGCAGAAACACAGAGTATTTCCCCTACCGTTACGGGCATGCAATCTGGGCCTATATCGGAGGAACTTATGGTGATCACGTGATAAGCCCTCTCTTTCATTCCACACTTAAGCAGGGATGGTACCCGGGGTTTAAAAGTGTTCTTGGAATAAGCATAGATTCAGTTTCCGCAGGATGGCAAAGGGCAATCAGGGAAAAGTTCTCATCGGATACTGCCGGTCGAACTCTGCCCTCCAGAACAGGGACTCCTGTTATAAAAGAAGGCAGCACCAATCTATCGCCTGTAATAAGTCCTGACGGGCGCTATATTGCTTTTCTATCCACAAAGGATCTCTTCTCGATAGATCTTTATCTTGCAGATGTAAGTACTGGAAAAATCATAAAGAGGCTTGTGAGTGCGGAGACCGATCAGCATTTTGATGCTCTGCGATTTATGTCATCGTCGGGCACCTGGTCTCCCGACGGGGAGCAGTTTGCATTTATAGTATTCAAGGACGGGGACAATGCGATTGCGATTCTGGATATAAAAACCAGGAAAGTAACCCGCACATTCAAACTCAAAGATGTGGATGAAATAGCACATATCGCCTGGTCACCCGATGGGAAAAAGCTTGCAATTTCCGGAACATCGGGAGCGATAAGTGATCTTTACACCTACGATCTTGAGACATCCACGCTGCACCGTTTAACAAACGACAAGTTCGCTGAACTGCAGCCGTCATGGTCGCCAGATGGCAAATGGATTGTTTTCGCGACTGACAGGGGTTATCCCACAAATCTAGATTCTCTCAAATTCTCCCCCTTAAAAATCGGTATCATAAATATCGAAGGATGCTGCATAAGAGTGATAAGAATGGCTGAGTGGGTAAAGCATATAAACCCGCAGTATTCGCCCGATGGGAACAGTATTTATTTTGTAGCGGACCCTGATGGATTCAGTGATATTTACCGGTACTCCCTTGAGACAAACCGGTTCTTCAGAGTAACTAATACTGCTACAGGTATAAGTGGTCTTACAGAGCTCTCCCCTGCTATCTCTGTAGCGATGAAAAGCGGAAAAACAGTATTCAGTATTTACGACAAAAAAGGTTATAAGATCCACAGTCTTGATTCCACACAGACAGAAGGGGAACCGTTTACACCAGACAAACAGGACTATTTAAAAACTGTCAAACTGCCTCCGATGAAATCTGAAAACTCCATAGTTGATGATTACCTGGGGAAGAGTTCTGAGGGGTTAGTTGAGGAGAACCGTTTCTCCATAAAAAACTATAATCCCAGACTGGGTTTACTCTATGTGGGTCAGCTTTATGCCGGACTCTCTGCCGATCCTCTTGGAGTGGGAGTCGGTGGAGGAGTTTCATTTCTTTTCAGTGATATTTTAGGGGATCATCTTCTTGGTCTCGGTGCACAGATAAATGGAAGCCTGAGAGATTTTGGTGCTGAGGGTTTTTACCTTAACATGGACAGACGCCTTAACTGGGGGTTGGTTCTGAGCCGAATCCCTTATGCATCCACATTTACAGAAGTTGAAAGAGATACTGCGACAGTTGACGGGGAGGTAAGAGATGTGCAGAAAGTCACCTTCACCGACGAGAGAATATTTGATAACCAGATCGGTTTATTAGCCGCATACCCCCTTTCCTCCAACCGGCGCTTTGAGTTTCAGGGATCATACACCAGGATCTCATACGATTACCAGAGCGAGGAGATATATGCCCTGTCCGGAAGAGTCGTCCGGCGCAATAACAGTTCACTCGATGAGCCCACATCACTTAACCTTTTCAGGGCTTCTGCAGCATACGTGGGTGACTTTTCCAATTTTGGTTTTACAGGTCCTGTCACCGGAAGAAGATACAGGTATGAACTTGAGCCTACATCGGGGTCACTCTCCTTTCTCACCGCCCTCGCCGATTATCGTCAGTACTTCCTGATGAACCCATTTACACTTGCATTCCGCTTTTTCCATTACGGACGATATCTGAGAGATTCCGAGAGCGATCGTCTGTCACCTCTTTTCCTGGGATATGAAACCTGGGTGCGAGGGTACAGTTATTACTCCTACAATCTCCGTAACTGCTCATCATCTGACAATTATGCCGACTGCCCCGATTTTTCACGTCTTATCGGCTCGAGAGTGGGTGTTTTCAATGCGGAACTGAGACTTCCCCTTCTGGGAAATGAACAGTTCGGGCTTATTAACTTTCCATATCTTCCCATGGAGCTGGTCGCTTTTCTGGATGGAGGAGTGGCGTGGTCGAGGGGAGAAATCCCTGTGCCGAAATTGATTCATAATACCAGGGAGCGTGTGCCGGTTTTCAGTGCCGGAGCAGCGACACGAATCAATCTTTTTGGCCTGCTGGTGCTTCAGATCTACTACGCCTACCCTTTTCAACGCACAGACAGAGGCGGAAACTGGGGATTTCTTTTCGCTCCGGGATGGTAAAAGCAGCTTTCCTCTCATGCTCCTCCGGCATAACCCCGTACAAAATGTATTTTTGCAAAAAAGGCGGACATATTAAGAGCCGTCTTTCTGTTTTATCGATCTGGAGGATATTTTGTACGAGATTACGTCCGAAGCACATTTTTCCGCTGCTCATAGGCTGCTCAATTATGATGGGCCCTGTGAGAATCTTCATGGACATAACTGGCAGGTAAAAGCATCTGTCAAATGCTCCGAACTTGATTCTGCCGGAATAGGAATAGATTTCAAGGTACTCAGAAACCATCTGAAGGAAATTGTCAAGCAGTTCGACCACAAGGATCTCAATGTTGTACTGAAACAGGAAAACCTCAATCCATCATCTGAAAACCTCGCCCGGTACATCTTTCAGAGACTTAAGGGAAAACTTGAGGGATCCGGCTGTATGGTTTCCCGCCTAGAGATCTGCGAAACACCGGGAAATTGCGCTGCGTATTATGAGTGAGCTGGTGGTATGTGAAATTTTCAAGAGTATTCAGGGAGAGTCATCCATTACTGGATATCCCTGCTCCTTTGTCCGCCTGGCAAGCTGCAATCTCTCCTGCAACTGGTGTGATACAAGGTACGCGCTATCCGATGGTGTACCGATGAGCTCAGAGGAGATAATTGAATCTGTAAAGAAACACGGAACAAGGATTGTTGAAATCACAGGAGGAGAGCCTCTGCTTCAGGAAGCAACTCCTCAACTCTGCAGGAGTTTTCTTGACTCAGGCTTCACTGTTCTTGTTGAAACTAACGGAAGTCAGGATATTTCAGTACTTCCGGAGGGCTGCCGGAGGATCGTAGATGTCAAATGCCCTTCGAGCGGGGAGGCCGGTTCGTTTCTTGAGAGTAATTTATCCTCTCTTACCGGTAATGATGAACTCAAGTATGTAATTTCCGATAAGCATGATTTCGACTGGGCTGTAGTGCATCTGACAAGCAGAAATCTTGCTGGCCGGCTAAGGATTATTTTTTCGCCCAATACGGGGTCACTCAGTCCCGCAGAGTTAGCATCGTGGATACTTGAAAGCGATGTTCCTGTGGTTCTGGGTCTTCAATTACACAAGATAATCTGGGGGGACAGAAGAGGTGTTTAAAAAGGAGAGGGCTATAGTATTGTTAAGCGGCGGGATCGATTCCGCAACCTGCTGTGCTGCCGCAAAAGAGGAGGGTTTTGATATCCATGCCATGAGTTTCTCTTACGGGCAGCGTCATTGGATCGAGCTTGAATCCGCACGCAAAGTCGCATCATTTTTTGATGCAGTGGAGCATAAGATTGTAGAGATAGATCTCCGTGCTTTTGGAGGAAGTTCTCTGACAGATACTATCGATGTCCCGAAGGGACGTGCTATCAAAGAGGGGCAGATACCCAACACCTATGTGCCAGCGAGAAACACCATATTCCTGTCATTTGCGCTGGGATGGGCTGAGGTCACCGGATGCCGTAATATATTTACAGGTGTAAACTCAGTTGACTACTCGGGATACCCCGATTGCCGTCCGGAATTTATCGAGGCTTTCCAGTGCATGGCAAATCTTGCTACCAGAGCTGGAGTTGAGGGAAAGATAATAAGGATACACACCCCACTGATAAATCTGACAAAAGCACAGATAATCAGGAAAGGCACTGATCTGGGAGTTGACTATTCGATAACTCACAGTTGTTATGATCCGTACCCTGACGGGAGCGCGTGCGGGCTGTGTGATAGTTGTCAGATAAGGAAGAGCGGGTTTAAGGAGGCGGGGGTGGAGGATCCGACGAGGTATGGAGGGTGAGGGTACGAGGGTACGAGAGTACGACAGTACGACAACACGACAGTACGACGACACGACAACACGAGAGTACGACAACACGACAACACGATAGCACGACAATAAGATTAGAGATAAAACAATAAAGCAATAAGACGAAAGAGCTATAGCACCCATCCGACCCGTCCATACCCGTCCATATCTTCGAAATTAAGTATGAAAAGAGGCAGGAACATAAAGAAATGACAACCGCTGAATTGGCAAAAGAGATTGGGGAGATTCTTAAGAGGAAAAACTGGACACTCGCGGTTGCGGAATCGTGTACCGGGGGGCTTTTGGGAGGAGCTATTACGGAGATTCCGGGGGCATCGGGTTATTTCATGGGTGGAGTGATAGCCTATGACAACCAGGTGAAGGAATCTTTACTGGGTGTTCCTACGGATGTACTATCGGAATTCGGGGCAGTAAGCAGCCAGACAGTAACAGCGATGGCCAGAGGGGTTTGTAAACTGCTTAAAACTGAGTGTGCGATTTCCGTATCAGGTATAGCTGGTCCTGAGGGCGGCACAGAGGAAAAACCTGTTGGTCTGGTTTACACAGGCATAGCGGTATGTGATACCGTAAAGAGTTTTAAATACATTTTCAAGGGAGATCGTCAGGAAATAAGATATCAGACAGTCGAAACCGCCCTGAGTTGTTTTAAGGAGATGATTGAATCTTTCTGATTTGTGTGAAGAAAAATTTCTCTTCGAAGACTCGTCAAAATGACAAAGGGAGTTTTATTTCCACCACAGGGCTCTTCTTCCCCACTCCCCTCTTCCTATTATTCTGTAGTACATTCGCGCACTCGTGTTGTCGTGTTTTCGTAATGTCGTTCTGTCGTATTCATGATGCAGGAAGTATGGACGGTATGGACTGGATGGACTGGATACCCCGTCCCTTCTGTCGTGTTGTCGCTCTTTCGTACCCTCGTACTCTCGTACACTCGTCCTTTACAAATACCCTTTCACCCAGCCATACACCGCCAATATTATCATCAATGACACATTGGCCAGCACCCCTGCGACCACATCATCCATGGTTACGCCCACGCCTTCTTCGAGTTCCTGCATCTGGTAGACGGGGAATGGCTTGACAATGTCGTAAAAACGGAAGAGCAGAAAGCCAAGAAGCAGGGTTTTCAGGGAGATCGGTATCATAAAGAAAGTAATAAGCTGCCCCGCTACTTCATCGATAATTATCTGTGAAGGATCGCTGCTGCCGAATACATCCTTGTCGCGTGAGGAGAGAAAGATGCTTATCGCGGTGATAGCAATGAGAGCTACCCAGTGCAGGGCCAGTTTTTCCGGGCTCAGGAAATCGCCCCATCTCTGGTGAACATACCATACAAGGGCAGTAGCGACCGCTGATCCGACCGTTCCAGGTATGTAAGGGATGTAGCCGAGAAAAAACAGGCTTGCTCCAGTTTTTCTTATCCAGTAAGTGAATGAGAAGGGTTTATTCATTACCATAATGCATATCCGTCCGTTCGCATAAAGCCTGACTCAATGTGATCTGATCCACAAACTCAAGTTCCATCCCTGCCGGAAGTCCTCTGGCCAGACGAGTGACTCTGATTTTGTCATTACGGAATAATCTCGCCAGGTAAAGGGATGTCGCTTCAGCATCGGCGCTTCCCCCCAGCCCGAGAATTACCTCCCGTATCTGTTCGGGACCGATCCGGTTTCTAAGTTCCGCAATCCTCAGTTTATCGGCGGTAATACCATTTAGCGGAGAGAGTACCCCTCCTAAAACATGGTAAGTTCCCCTGTAGCGGCTCGACTTCTCAATCGCAAAGACATCAGCGGGTTTTTCCACTACGCAGACAAGAGAATGATCCCGTGATTGAGACAAGCATACCGGGCAGAGTTCATTTTCGCTGAAGTTGAAACATCGCCTGCAGTGCCTTAGTTTCCGCCTGGCAGCAATTATCGACTCAGCGATAGCAACAGCCTCCTGCTCCGGCCTCTCCATCAGATGTAAAGCAAGTCTCCAGGCACTCTTGCGTCCGATAGTAGGGAGGCTGCAGAGGGCTTCGACGAGATCTTCAAGAGGTTCTGTCATAGGCCGGGAATATTGAGTCCGCTTGTTATAGAGCCCATCGTCGAATTTGATGCCTCCCTGATTTTTTCCTGCGCATTGGAGTGTGCTGCGACAATCAGATCTTCCAGCATCTCTACCTCATCGGGGTCAACGACTTCAGGATTTATCTTGATGGAAACGAGTTCATTTGCTCCATTGAGAACGACTTTGACCATGCCGCCTCCGGCGGTGCCCTCAAACTCCTGTTTCTGCATCTCCTCCTGGGCTTTCATGACCTGTGCCTGTACTTTCTGGGCCTGCTTGAGCAATTTGTTGATATTTTTTGACATTTACAAGCTCCTTATCCGACAATTCACTGGCTTACAAAAGTAAAGATCCTGCCCAGCCGGACAGAATCCTGATTTCCTATAATATCTCCCCGTCAAAACAGTCCAGAAGAACCTGGATGATGGGTTCTTTTTCGATCTGGTCGTTGATTGTTGAGGGGATATTTCCTATCTGCTTAATATAATTCTGTTCCTGATGTGCCTGTTCTTTGGTCTCAAGAGCGATCCTCAAATCGATATGAGTATGGGTGAACTCATCAAGCAGCTTTGAGATTTCGTTTCTATTATTCTTTTTAGTCACCTCAGAGAACTGAAATTTGAAATTTGTGGGAAATTTCAGGTCTATGGAGTTATCCGTTGAGGAAGCGATATAGGCGAATGAAAGAAAAGAACCCAGATTTGGCCTGTCGCGCAGAAGAAAGTCAAGAAAAGAAGTCCACATCTTTTTCAGGTCTACCGGGACTGTTCCCGGATTGTCCTCCTCAAATGAGGTATTCACTGCATATGGAGCAAGACTCTCTTCAACAGCTATTATGGATGGTTCTACAGGAGGAGCGATATATTCCGGCGGGGCCTGAGTCACCGGCTCAGGTGTTTCTATTTTTTTTTTTAGATCCGGTTCAGTATCTGTCGGGTTTGAGTCTGAGGAGTTAAGTGATTTTATCAACTGCTCGATAAGAACGGTATTGTCCATGTAAACCAGTTTTATCAGCATTATTTCAACTGTAAACCTGGGGAAAGAGCTCCACTTGATATCCTGCTCAGCCTTCTTGACAATTTCGGACATTCTCAGCAGGTCCCCGTCTGAGAACCTCTCTGCGCTCTTTGAGAATCTCTGCACCATGTCGGTTTCAAGATCAATGCCTCTGCTCTCAAGTGCGCCGGGCACTCTGGAAAAGAGGAGATTTCTGAGGTGTTCCTGGAATCCGAGGATAAACTCCTGGAGATCGAAGCCCTGATAGAGGATATCCTGGACAGTTTTGAGAGCCGGTGCGGGATCCTTGCTGGAGATAGAGTCCATGATCCGTTCGTAGACTTCTGTCTCCACCAGTCCCAGTACAGTTCTGACCTCTTTTTCGGTGATATTTTCCTGGCAGAATGAGTAGACCTGATCCAGAAGACTCAAGGCATCGCGCATGCTTCCTTCGGCTTTTCGCGCCACGAGTGTGAGAGCGGATTTTTCGAAGGCGATCTTCTCGGACTCACAGATATGGACAAGACGTCCCAGGACCTGCTCAACACTTATCCTGCGGAAATCATACCTCTGGCATCTTGAATGGATAGTTGCCGGGATTTTCTGAGGTTCAGTGGTGGCGAAGATAAAGATCACATTCTTTGGTGGCTCCTCGAGAGTCTTGAGCAGGGCATTGAAGGCGGATTTTGTGAGCATGTGTACTTCATCGATCACAAAGATACGGTTGTTTCCGCCCATGGAGGAGTACCCGATATTGTCGCGCAGCTCCCTGATATCATCGACACCATTGTTTGAGGCGCCGTCAATTTCCAGGACATCGAAGCTTGAGCCGCTGAGGATGTTTTTGCAGTTGGTACACTCTCCGCACGGTTCCGGAGTCGGCCCTTTTTCGCAGTTGAGAGCCCGTGCCAGGATTCTGGCCGTAGTTGTCTTCCCTACCCCGCGAGTTCCGGAGAAGATATAGGCGTGGGCAACGCGGTTTTTCTCGATGGCTTTCTTGAGGGTATTAGTAATATGCTCCTGCCCGACCACATCATCGAAAGTTTTGGGGCGCCATTTTCGTGCGAAGACAATATAGCTCATAAGATTTAACTGCTGGATTTTCCCGTTTCAGAGTTTCCGGGTGTTATCTCCACGATAACGGTTTATAATATGGTAAAAATACGACCCGCACAGCGGGAAATTCAAAATAAAAGGTACTTTGCTTGTTTTTACATCAAATGTTTGTCTCCGAATCGGTATCGGAATCGGTATCGGTATTCGAAAGGTACTCTAATATTTTCACCTATATAAAAGGAAACATAGAAAAAGGAATATCCACCAGGGGCTAAATATTTCATATTGTAGATATATGCCACCCTGTGTGTCATGCCTGTGAAAACAGGCATCCAGGCCATGATATCTGATCAAGAAACGGTAGGGGCCGTAATTCGGGCCCCTAAAACCCCCGCTGAAGGTAACGAATTATTATCCATTCCGGAAGACCTCCATGGGCCGGAACGTGCTACGGTACTGATGTGCTTATCCACGGCTTTTCGATGCCGATACCGACCCCGATGAAGAGCGTGAGTTTACTTCTGTGGTAGTATTGAGATTTGTGGACCTTAGGGGACAAAAAAAGGGCCAAGTTTACCTGCGGCACATCCAGAATCTGCTTACCGTTGCTCCCTTCCGGGCCTGGCGGGGTTCACAGCCTTTGATTGCGCAGGGCCTGGCCCTGTATTTTTATCTATTCGGATTTTTGAAGGAGTTTATTGAAACTTTAAAAAATAGGTTATTGCAGGAGGGAGTGGGGGATTTTTTTGGCAAGAAAACCGATGCATATAACCTTTTAGTGATATAAATCGGTTTTTTCATTTCTCTTTTCCTCTTACCTCATTTTCTCTGTTATAAACAGCTTTCATTCCTGGGCATTTTTTCTCTTCTCTTTAGTTATATATACATTTGATATTTTCCATTTACTACCTTTAACAGCCTAATTATACTTATAATAAGTATCTAACCCTTTATAAAGGAGCTCATATGATTATTCGTAAATTATCAAAGCCATTTATAAAACGGTATAAGACCGATATTAATAGAATTAATTCAAAATTCAACAAAACTATTAAGCATTCATTTATGGGAACATTGTCTGATAAGGGACTTATTACCTTTTTTAAAGATTTTTGTAATTATAGTGGTGGTATTCAATCTGGAGGGGAAAGGAATAAGAATAATTTTGAAAAATAGCTGATAAAAAATTTAAAACTTTTTATTCCTTGCTGAGCAGAGTAAAATCAAAGTAGACCTCTACGTGGGAAGTGCACAACCCAATCCATACTGGATCGGGCAGTGTTTCGGAAAAATCTCTTTGTTACACAACCCAGGCCTTCAGCCCGGGCTTTTATATTACGCCCTTTCAGGGCTTCCGGATGCTTGTTTTCACAGACATGACGTACCAGAGCAGCACCTGTTTTCTTTTCTGCAGCCCTGTATATATATGCCTTTTTTCAGGGCTGGTAGTTCAAATCTCCACATTTTTGCTGATTGTTCTAATTTATTCCGGAATTAAATTTCACAGCACCTATTTTGTATTTACGCGTATTTATGGAATTGGGTTTTATTAAGGGTTGCTGAGATGCTAGTCAGAAAGATTACTAAAAAGGGGAAGTATACCTTGCTAATACTATCGGTTATACTGGGTTGCTGGATAGTTTTAATGGCTGTCATATATCTCCTAAGTCCAGGGAAAACAAGGCCATTTTTAGATGAAAACGGAAAGCTTCTGGAAGGAAGCATTTCTGAGAAAGTAAAAATGAGGATTAACGGCATTGAACAGGGAATGTTTATCAAAGGAAAGAATATAAAAAATCCGGTCTTGCTTTATCTTCACGGGGGAATGCCAGATTACTTTCTCACCAGAAAATATCCTACCGGTATGGAGGATTATTTTACCGTAGTATGGTGGGAAATGCGGGGTTCTGGAATGTCATACAATATCGATATTCCGGTTGAAACAAAGAACCTGGATCAGATGATTTCAGATGCAAAGGAAGTCACTAATTATCTGCGTCAACGTTTTGGTCAGGAAAAAATATATCTGATGGGACATTCAGGGGGGACCTTCGTAGCTATACAGATGATTGACAGGATGCCGGAGTTGTATAACGCCTATATCGGTGTTGCTCAGATTTCCTGTCAGCTTCAATCGGAAAAGCTGGCCTATGATTATATGTTGAAAAGATATCGGGAGAATGGCAATAAGAAGATGGTGAAAAAGTTGGAGGCATCGCCGGTAACTATGACAGAGGGGGTTCCCCGATCTTACCAAATAATACGCGATATTGCCATGCATGATCTTGGAATCGGTACGACTCATGATATGAAGTCAGTTTTACGGGGGATCATGTTGCCCTCATTTACATGCCCTGATTACACACTTACAGAAAAAATAAATCTGTGGAAGGCAAAAGCCGGTTCAGGTATCAGTATATTATGGAGTAAAATACTGGTGACAGATTTGTCAAAAGAGTTTACCGAGTTTAAAATACCGGTATACTTTTTTCATGGCGTGTATGATTATACAGTGAATTATGAATTGGCAAAGAATTATTACCAAAAGATAAAGGCTCCTGTTAAAAAGTTTTTTACGTTTGAGAAATCAGCGCACAGCCCGCTGTTTGAAGAGCCGCAGAGGATGAGGGAAATATTTGAGAGGGAGATATTTCCCGATGTCATAACTAAATGAAACTTATTAAAGTGTCTTCTTGCCCCGTAAATAATCCCTCTGGAAATATTTGCCATGCTGAACCGGTATCACTCATCCAATATTTTCACAGTCTCTCTCATGGCTCTCTATCTTACCGGATTTTTACAGGTAAAACCTGTTACACTTACGTGTTAGTTTATAGCGCCCCGTCAGGGCTTCGGAAAAATCTCTTTGTTACACAACCCAGGCCTTCAGCCCGGGCTTTTAAATTGCACCCTTTCAGGGCTTCTGGATGCCTGATTTTGCAGGCCTCTCATAACTCTATTCCTTTTTCTCTCTCAATATTGAAAGATTTGATCCATTCCCCCCTTATATTCATACCCCGGCAAATGTTATTTTTGATATTTCAGTTAAGATTTACATTCTAAGAGACAAAAACATTTACCGGCTTACCGGTTAGAAAGTTCGATGAAATCCATCAAAAAGACTCTTCCTTTTCTTCTTTTAGTTACTTCGGTTCTGCTTGCCTCCCAATACCCCCAGCGGCCATCAGGGCCAGTCGGTGATTATGCCAATATTCTTGACCCCGCTACCAAATCCCATATCACAAAGATAAGCCAGTCTCTCTGGGAGCAGGCCGGTTTTGCACTTGTGGTCGCGACGGTTCCTTCTATAGGTGATAACACTATCGAGGAGTACGCCAATGTTTTGTACGAAAAATGGGGAATTGGGGCCAGGGGAAAGGATGAAGGAGTACTTGTGCTTCTGTCACTCGATCCGAGGAGAATCAGGGTTGAGGTGGGGTACGGTGCAGAAGGGTATCTCAATGATGCCAAAGTGGGCAGGTTGCTTGACAGTTATGCAGTTCCACTGTTAAAGAAAAATGATTACGGTGCCGGCATTCTTTCTCTGTCAATTGAGGTCGCAAGAGCTGTTGAGACTGAAAAGCAGATAAGGTTATCACTTCCGGCACGGGAACGTGTTTCCGCGCATGAAAATCCTGAGGAGATATCACCTTTTGCGGTAATCCTTTTCATTATTATTCTTATAGTGATGATAAGTACCCCCTTTGGCCGTTCTCTTTTGTTGTTGATGTTATTGAGTGGCGGGTCCGGCAGGAGAGGTGGATATGGCGGCCGCGGCGGGTTTGGGGGCGGATTCGGTGGCGGTTTTGGCGGTGGAATAAGTGGAGGCGGAGGGGCATCCCGATCTTTTTAAACAAAT
This genomic window from Fibrobacter sp. contains:
- the queC gene encoding 7-cyano-7-deazaguanine synthase QueC, producing MFKKERAIVLLSGGIDSATCCAAAKEEGFDIHAMSFSYGQRHWIELESARKVASFFDAVEHKIVEIDLRAFGGSSLTDTIDVPKGRAIKEGQIPNTYVPARNTIFLSFALGWAEVTGCRNIFTGVNSVDYSGYPDCRPEFIEAFQCMANLATRAGVEGKIIRIHTPLINLTKAQIIRKGTDLGVDYSITHSCYDPYPDGSACGLCDSCQIRKSGFKEAGVEDPTRYGG
- a CDS encoding phosphatidylglycerophosphatase A, translated to MVMNKPFSFTYWIRKTGASLFFLGYIPYIPGTVGSAVATALVWYVHQRWGDFLSPEKLALHWVALIAITAISIFLSSRDKDVFGSSDPSQIIIDEVAGQLITFFMIPISLKTLLLGFLLFRFYDIVKPFPVYQMQELEEGVGVTMDDVVAGVLANVSLMIILAVYGWVKGYL
- a CDS encoding peptidase S9; amino-acid sequence: MMRTVKICALLCLLFIPAIGEYFGRNKVQYDDFDFKVLNTNQFRIYFYPSEESATKEAGRMLERWHTRFKMIFDRTLPKRQPVLIYANHADFQQTNAISGLIPEGTGGVTEGLMNRIILPLTGIGSENNHVLGHELAHVFHYNIIKESPAGIGGAQQIPLWFIEGMSEYLSIGSYSPLTAMWMRDAVLSNDIPSFSQISRNTEYFPYRYGHAIWAYIGGTYGDHVISPLFHSTLKQGWYPGFKSVLGISIDSVSAGWQRAIREKFSSDTAGRTLPSRTGTPVIKEGSTNLSPVISPDGRYIAFLSTKDLFSIDLYLADVSTGKIIKRLVSAETDQHFDALRFMSSSGTWSPDGEQFAFIVFKDGDNAIAILDIKTRKVTRTFKLKDVDEIAHIAWSPDGKKLAISGTSGAISDLYTYDLETSTLHRLTNDKFAELQPSWSPDGKWIVFATDRGYPTNLDSLKFSPLKIGIINIEGCCIRVIRMAEWVKHINPQYSPDGNSIYFVADPDGFSDIYRYSLETNRFFRVTNTATGISGLTELSPAISVAMKSGKTVFSIYDKKGYKIHSLDSTQTEGEPFTPDKQDYLKTVKLPPMKSENSIVDDYLGKSSEGLVEENRFSIKNYNPRLGLLYVGQLYAGLSADPLGVGVGGGVSFLFSDILGDHLLGLGAQINGSLRDFGAEGFYLNMDRRLNWGLVLSRIPYASTFTEVERDTATVDGEVRDVQKVTFTDERIFDNQIGLLAAYPLSSNRRFEFQGSYTRISYDYQSEEIYALSGRVVRRNNSSLDEPTSLNLFRASAAYVGDFSNFGFTGPVTGRRYRYELEPTSGSLSFLTALADYRQYFLMNPFTLAFRFFHYGRYLRDSESDRLSPLFLGYETWVRGYSYYSYNLRNCSSSDNYADCPDFSRLIGSRVGVFNAELRLPLLGNEQFGLINFPYLPMELVAFLDGGVAWSRGEIPVPKLIHNTRERVPVFSAGAATRINLFGLLVLQIYYAYPFQRTDRGGNWGFLFAPGW
- a CDS encoding CinA family protein — its product is MTTAELAKEIGEILKRKNWTLAVAESCTGGLLGGAITEIPGASGYFMGGVIAYDNQVKESLLGVPTDVLSEFGAVSSQTVTAMARGVCKLLKTECAISVSGIAGPEGGTEEKPVGLVYTGIAVCDTVKSFKYIFKGDRQEIRYQTVETALSCFKEMIESF
- a CDS encoding radical SAM protein encodes the protein MSELVVCEIFKSIQGESSITGYPCSFVRLASCNLSCNWCDTRYALSDGVPMSSEEIIESVKKHGTRIVEITGGEPLLQEATPQLCRSFLDSGFTVLVETNGSQDISVLPEGCRRIVDVKCPSSGEAGSFLESNLSSLTGNDELKYVISDKHDFDWAVVHLTSRNLAGRLRIIFSPNTGSLSPAELASWILESDVPVVLGLQLHKIIWGDRRGV
- the queD gene encoding 6-carboxytetrahydropterin synthase QueD is translated as MLYEITSEAHFSAAHRLLNYDGPCENLHGHNWQVKASVKCSELDSAGIGIDFKVLRNHLKEIVKQFDHKDLNVVLKQENLNPSSENLARYIFQRLKGKLEGSGCMVSRLEICETPGNCAAYYE
- the recR gene encoding recombination protein RecR, translated to MTEPLEDLVEALCSLPTIGRKSAWRLALHLMERPEQEAVAIAESIIAARRKLRHCRRCFNFSENELCPVCLSQSRDHSLVCVVEKPADVFAIEKSSRYRGTYHVLGGVLSPLNGITADKLRIAELRNRIGPEQIREVILGLGGSADAEATSLYLARLFRNDKIRVTRLARGLPAGMELEFVDQITLSQALCERTDMHYGNE